A stretch of DNA from Diadema setosum chromosome 10, eeDiaSeto1, whole genome shotgun sequence:
TAGCTTAACAGTTTAAGGTTTCTCTTTTCCGTTGTTATgataaactattttttttttttgccatgacgaagtatgcttttttttatataattccTGCCATTTTGATATTCTGTTCGGTGAACCATCATTCAatgaatgaaagtcaaattgacaacATGTACggctttaaatcattttttcctTTGGTGGAAATAAGAATAAAACTGTTGAATCTAAAACAAAGTTTAATCTTGGCGTCaataaattttcatttaatgtCTTTTGTCTATCTTCACTAGTTTTCAATTTACAGACTCTCTTATAATGGATAATACAgtaaaagaaatgacatttatCCCAATTTCAGACCAAGCTATTGTAGTGAACTTATATGTAGTACCAGTCCAATAGTACACCAACCCCACTCCAGTAGGCCATTTCTAGCTATCTTAACTGTGTGCTACAATTCATCAACATTTTGTGATCCCTTTGTGATACGCCATGTAATAATAGGCCTACTATTCTTCATGATCCTTTTTTCCTCAAAACTCATAAAACCTTTATCATACTTGAATTTGGATCGGGTCCAAATTCAAGTATGATAAAGGTTTTATGAgttttgagggaaaaaaaaaggattatgaAGAATAGTAGGCCTATTATTCCCATTAAGCTTCTGCCAATGCTGTTCCCAGTTTTCCGCTTTTATAGTTTATGGTGTCAGAATATATTTTGATGGACATCCCTTATGCAACATGTAGgtggcacttcgtggtggattttgttgatattttgtataCTTGGGTGCACGATAAATAAGATGTTATCTAGActcatgttattattattggtaATGCTACCCTCAGATTCCAGTATTTTGTAGCGTCAAAGAAAATGCTTAGGCTGCTAATTTGCACACACTTTAAGgctctttttgtgtgttgtttttgtgtgttagtttgtatgtttgtttgttttttcttgttgtttggTGGGGGAGTTGGTATGCAGATCAATCATGATGTGTAACTGACGACTGAGAGAGCCACATTTGATGAGTGGCAGGGATATATCACGCTTCGTattaaaaatataataaatTCATGCGGTTAGGTTGTCTAATGAGAGACTTGCGAGGtgacgatgataataattaatgatAATGTTGAGATATCCCAGGGACACGATGCAATGAAAACTTGcaatatgaaatgattattatttGCTTAGAAGCAAATGTCCTTCCTACGCTGTTTATCACCGtagggaaagaaaaagagtatGACATGACATAAATTTCTAAAAATAATGAGTAGACAACTACTGGAGGGGATGTTGGTgggaaataaagagagattagCATTAAGTCCCGTGACCAACTTTCGATTTTCAATAGCCATAATTCTGCCAGATCGATACTGTGCCCGGGATATTAATCGCATGATAAAGACAACGTTTTTCTACCtccaaaaggaaataaaaataaagatggAAAGAAAAAGGCAAGTGCCACTTTATTCCGCATTGCGGTCGGAAATGCTAACGACTTGGTTAATACTCGTTTCGATCATGATGCTATCTTTGTTTTATACAATGGCTCGACAGCAATATCTTGTGTCATTACTTCAGTTGAATATTATGCACAAGATCTGAGTGGAAATTAATTGCAGATACTATAAGGTGAACACTTTGAACTGAACACCATTCTACGCGTGTGGATGCATATTTGGCATTTACTACTGTCACCAGCTATTTGGGCCTGAGCGTCATTGGTGCACATAGCACGATAACTGAACGTTACCGGACGTACACATACGCACATCGGTCGCACATCGGTCGCACATCGGTCTAAAGGTTAAAGAGAACATAGTCTTACCCCAGCTCCGTGTCATCAGAACACAACAGCACAGGAATGGCTGAAGAAAGAGAAGTGAGAGTGAGCACCCACAGCTATGTCAGCATGATCTGCCTCAGCCTATTTCTCAGTTTCCTCGCGTATTTGTCTGTTGGCCCTTCGACTCCCGTTGCAGCGAAGGATTGGTCGGAAATGTGCAAAGTTATCCATGTCTTGGCGCAGATCATAGTGGCTGTGATCATGGCGATTGTCCTCTTCTGGTTTTCTTTCACAAGGCCGAGATACCACAGGAAACAGACCATCTTCTGGCCGAAGCAATGTCAACATTGTGCCCAGGTACTTGGTATTCTGACACAATGTAGAGGCAGCGAACCCTCACAGGTGCAGACCCGATCCCTTCACCCACATTCTGTCCAGTCGTCTTCTGATGCCGCGTCAAGGCAAGAGTCCTCGAGGGAAAATCTTCTTTCAGCATTGGATACTGACGCAATTGAAGGGGATGGAAGTCAAGAGAATCAACAAGAAGTTGATAAAAGACACGAGGCCTCTGAATCTCAGTGCATGGACGATGCTAGCTGTTCTGGAAAACTGTGTTACCTCCGCcgaaagtccctggcacaggcTATAATAATAATGGGCTTGATCAGCTTCGTTTTAGGACCCCTCAAAGTTTTCAAGTATATTCTGCATCGGGATGTAACGCTACTGCATATATTCGGGGACACTTTTATGATTATACTAATGTTTGGTGTGCTACCGGCCTCAATTTTGGGCGTCGCCAGGTATCACGATGCCGTTTTTGTCGACACACCTCTCTTCTCGGCTGGATGTGCCTTCCTTTGTGGTGGCTTCATGTGGTTGGCCACTTTTAAGATAGGTGTCCCTATTGGTGACCTTTTTGGTAATGGATCCTCCCCATATTCCCAGATTTACACTTCTGACCGGTGGGACTACATTCAGACGAGTTTAGGTAAGAAGGGTAAATAAGCAACTGCAAACCAAAAGTTATCAAACATAATGTTATCTCCCTGCCAGAGAAGCGGGctcttgaatattcataagatatCCTCCTTCAGTATAAAAGGCAGGAGAGATTGTATCCGTTACACCTTTTTCTACAtgtgctataaaaaaaaaaaaaaaaaaacagaatacgTTCCAGGGGTGTAGGACCTACTCTGGACACTGGTTGGTAATTTAGAGATGCTGCCGATCAGTGGAGGAATGTTGCCAAAGCCCTGTTAATGAAGTCATTGTTAATCAAATCTGCAAACTACTAATTGTTTCGTGTAGCACTAAGTCTTCGGAATATGTTAGATGTTATGTAATATAGAAGTTACGTAGGAAGCTTATTCTTCCGAATAGGTAACGCACATTTCCAATATTTACCGTTCACAAAGTGGTCACAGCCGAAATTTCATAAAACCTGTGACTATCGTTTATTCCTTcacgaaaaaaaagagaagatgatTCTTCCTTAATGAATGAATTCATGGTTCTCTAAAAAGATCACCCCGTCTTGGTGATAGTCTGGGTGAAAGAAAAACTGACTATCCTTTCACGGAATAATCCATCATCAGCGTATTCATGGCCCCCCAAACAGTGTCAAAAGCAAGCTTGAGATACCCTTGATCATAAAACATTGACACATTATTGTATCTAAAACTACATGGTTCTGGCTTGAAAAGAACAGTATCGTCCTAATttggtttgtttattcattaaaacctaaaaaagaaaaaacatctaACAGACCTTCTGGCGCCCCTCAGGGATCAAATCTTGGacctttcatttgtttttccttcttttcataAATGACTTactcttttcttcatctttgaCAGAACTAAATCATTTAGATTCTGATGATGATACAAACATACTTTATTCGAATAAAAGTTTATCACTTTGATTAGTGACAACAGTCTAAACAGCGGACTAATTCCAGTTTTATCCAGTTTCGAATGTTGTAAATTGTTCCATAATACGATCAAAACTAATTTTATTCACTCTACAAGTTATTCTTATTAAGTTGTATGATAGCCATTGGTAAATTACCAATTTAGGTTCATTCTGAATAGATTTCCTACTAAATGTTTTAAGTGTAAAAGATTGATTTTAATCTTAGGTGGAATGGCGACATAAGATATAATTTCCACTGTGTTCACCAATATTTCAGAAGCCCCATCGATCGTAAGGTCCTTTCCTTCTTACCCACATTAAATACTGAGCATCATGTTGCATCCCTTTGTTTTATTGCACTAGATACTATGTATCATCGGTTACCAAAGAGTCAAGCTTTTTGCTTATTGTTGACCACTACAACCGTGTCGTATGGAAATttagacacatgaaaatattttgcagATGTATAGAGtattgaaaattgttgaaattgtacaaaataacaATGTTGTGTAGTATTATTCATGAACATATTGTTATGTGTGATGACATTGCTGAAAATTGATCATGTAAAGTAATGCTATACaggaaatatataaatcaaAACGAGatctatcaaatcaaatcaagtaatATAGGACTGCTGTTACTTGTGTGTATAATATTCAACTTTTTATTCATGTGACATAAGACACTTGTAACACTCAAATTGAAAAATCTTTAGATGAGGTTTAATCTCTGTAACATGTATGAAGTAGGTACAATGTTGAATGTATCATGCAACTTAAACTATTGTATATATTAATGATCGTTCTCATCATATCACCATTACAGGAGCATCAGCGATGTCGATGTATGCACAATGCGCTATAATCGGTACTGTATTCCTTTGGACCATTTGGTCATCTATGATAAGGCAACACACCCTTCACCTACGCGAATCCAACCCACAGATTCAGCCATTTGATCCTCCCCGGTCACAAGAAGGCACCAGGGACTCAGGGACCAGCTATAGGATGAATGTCATACGATATGACGAAGACGTAACGTCTCATGCAGGGGACAACGAGGAAGGGGGACAGTTGCTGCAGCACGAAGGCAGCAGACAAGACCGACTGCTCAAGCCATTTTTGCACCGTGTCCTGAGAGTATCCGTAGGTGCTGCTACAATCTACGCTGGTGCTCGCTTCGCTATTGCCATCTTTCCCAACGAAATGATTTCTGGAGACGCCAAATTCTTCTTCGCAACTGTGATGAATGTCGCGTTTTACTTACCGGTCGTCATCTTGATTTTATATCAACATCATTTAACGAGAGCTTCAAGAGGTTTGCGGCAGGTTTGTGGACCTTGCGCTGGCAGAGCTTTTGGGGGTGATAATCTCATATACCTCATATCTCTCTTCGGCACTTTCATGTCTAAACTTTTCAGCATCATGGCAACCATAGCGCTACTATTCTTAGATGGGAGCGTTCGAGGTGTACTCTATCTTGTGCATAAAATCCTTGCAGTATGGATTGCATGGTTGGTATCTTCATTCGTATATCGGGTACAGCGCCAGGACTTCTCCAAGACTGCTGAGGTCAAATGGACTCTAGCGACCTTGGTGTACCTTGGGTTCTTCAGTGCTGCCCAGTGGCTCAAAAATAGCTGGAGTGATAGCTATGAGCCACTGGAGGTTAACTTCTTCAAACGGGAGGTGGTAGCGTTTGTTCATATTCTACTGATTCCACTGGAATTAATGTTTGAACTCATGACCGCTCTACTTGCTTATGAAAGATATCATATCTTGTTATCAAGGTATAAAGAAAACGCTTTAATTCCCGCTAAGACGTACGGGACCACTGAACGTTCCCATTAGAAATATGTaatgtttattctttgttttcccTGAGAAAAGGGATACATTTtagcgggtggggggggggggtgggcaaggCACCTGGGAGCAACTTTTTTTCACAGGGGTGCTGAACCCCAGACCCACCCGTTCGGTTTCCGGACCATAATATATATGCTTATTAACAGGGTTtcagtatgggggggggggtgcatagGCCATGCAAGCACTGTcgacaattcttttttttttttttggggggggggggggttggcagGGGGAGGTgaagggaggggatggggacATTGAAACGAGGGTGAGAAAGCCCTCTGCCAGACAAGGATACTTTggaatttttagtgaaattcTACAATCTTATGCACACCTTATGTGgtaaatttttaaaatcttcaatcaaaacagaaagaaaagtgaaatgctCATGGACTATATGTTCATGGATGTAATGTTATTGAAGTGGTATCTGTTATCTGTTGCTCATTGTGTGTGGGTcttcactttgtgtttgtaaGTCTATAGAAGGGGACCtaaagggggagggtgtgggagggggtatcctcctcccacacgaggaagattctggattttcagacctgaaattcagcgatctggtacacacttttggtgatttttttttaaagtatgaaAATTTAATATTCACAGAAATGTGAATGACCATTAAATCTGGGTATAAGCAGCTCTTGTTCCGCGTGTGAGTCGTCACTGTGTAAAAACGGTATGGAAGTTAATGAGGCGGGGATGGGAGAGTAGCCCCTCCCACACTACGAAACtgttgcatttttagaattaagATACAATGATCTGATGCACACTCTTGTTGGAATATCCCTAATTTTGTATCAGAGAAGTGTGTGTGGGTATTCACTTTGTATAAGTCCATGAAAGGGGATgtaaagggggagggtgtggtagggggtatccccctcccacacgagggagattttgaattttcagccctgaaattcagcgatctggtgcacactttttgtggaattttttaaaatgtatgaaaatagATATTCACAGAAATGTGAACGACCATTAAATCTGGGTGTAAGCAGCTCTTGTTCTGCGTGTGCATCATCACTGTGTGATAACTATATGGAAGTTGATGAGGCAGGGATGGGAGGGGTAGCCCCCTTCCACACTACAAAGCTTTTTAATTTCTAgaatgaaaatacaatgtagaacGATGTGATCCACATTTTGGGAGAGATATCTTGAAATTTGTATCACACAAGTGTAGTAAGTCATCTATGTAGAGAGACCAAGCGAGGGAAGGATGTGATGGGAGGATGTATCCCCCTCCTACACGAGTGAgcttttgcatctttttatgaTTACAATTCAAAGATCTGGAATTTCTGGCGCACACTTCTGGTGGaatatgtaatgtaatgtagccataatcaatggaTAGGGTGGAGGCTAAAATAGCAAGGGGGAGGATTTTGGAAGGGGTGTCCCCTAACCCCTCCCATTCGAGAGaacctttgtttttttaaggatctaaatgaaaatataatgtcTATACACAATTACAATCATttatttatgatggaatatttgaaaAACTGTCAAACAAAGAAGCATAAGCCTAATGTAGTGGGGGAATAAAGGTTAACTGAAAGAGGATATCACCTTCCCACAAGAAGGGAATTTGgaatttatttgaattgaaGTGACAGATCTGATGgcattttttgatgaaaaattccGAAAGTGTTAATCTCAAAAGTCTACTAAGTGTATGGAAGTTGGTCTAACGGGagtgggtgtgggaggggtaaCTCTCCCTCCCAAGCTAgggacattttccattttcagaattgaaattaaacAGTCGGGtgcacttttggtgaaatatctgGACAGTTTCTATCAAAAACAAGCAAGAAAATTTCCGCATCGTGgggatttattattattattattgtttctttcgGGGGAGGGGAATGGGGAGGGTAGGGGTAAAGTGATGTGTTTGCAAAGCCCCCACCCAATATTTTTATTCCAGGATTGACGCCATTTAATACGAGGAAACTGTGGCATTTTTATATAGAACTGATGCAGTTGacatctcgtaaacacatttttgATGGAATTTGGGAAATTACCAATCCCCGAAGTGTACTGTGGTATACTAAGTGTATGGAGGGGAACTAAGTGGAGAAATGGTTATGGCCTAAATGAAAGGAGGATATTATATTCCCACACGAGggtacttttgcatttttagaactgaaatgacagatcttttaatgaaataatcatTTGGAATTGATGTCAATCTAAATATATGTACTAAATGTATGGGAAAGTAAGAAAGGGGGAAGGTGTGGAGCCCACGTGAGACAGGTATTGTATATTCAGAATTGAAGTGCGACAATTTCTTGCACAGTTTCCATTGGTTTCGGtcaaatatttggacagttttccatcaaaaaaacaagaaaatctcCGACATCCCGAAAATTATTAGGAGGGGGTAATATCATAGCAACTGCCCCGCGCCCACGcatacgagggagcttttgcattacTCTAGAATAGAAAGGGAAatatcgtgggagggggtatttcCCTCCAACACGATGCagatattttcagaattgactggtgcacactttgggtgaaaGATTGGGACAgcttcgattaaaaaaaaaaatcacatcttgGAAATtactgtgtgtgtggggagggggtaaaatgatatgtttgctccccccccccctccatcgacGCTCCCCTCGAGGGGTATCCTCTCCCTAAATGAGGGAACTtctgcatttttagaattgaaattcagcaatctagTGAGCCGTTCTTGCAGGTAGCATATTTGAaacatttttcaataaaaagtaGAAAAGTAAATATCCTGGGACAATGGGAATGCTTAAATAGTGCTATCTGCACTTGTAAGCTTGTTCTGTGTGGGAgggtgtgtgggagggggacacaccTGTGATTTTGCACGATTATAAATGATGGAAATTAATACTGTTAATCAAGTCTGAGAAAAGTAAGCAAAATAGAGGGGACAGTGGTGGTTATGATAATGGTAATATCAACAGTGATTAATAGTCTAAGGAATGCCCACAGTGATGTGACCTGCGAATCGCCCTGTTTACAGTTTTCACTGCACTTCAGTGCCAGATGGCAGTTTTCTAAACCAAGATCAAGAGGGACACTGTAAAGTAAAACAGTGTTTCCAAAGGTGAACCCTCTTCATCGAAATCAAAATCATTCAATAAGTTACGATGACGAATAGGAATTGCtatattgatttttatttcctctttcagTGTCAAGCTGAGAAAATATGAggtcgacccccccccccaaaaaaaagagagaaatatataaaaatgtcaAGGGTACACAAGCATAAGTGAGTAcatgtgtgtgaaatttattGATATaagaggttaaaaaaaaatgtcagggtTGAAAACGGCAGATACCTTTATGAAACATGAACCATCGACGCGCtcaatattgtattttgttcAAGCAATACCACTCTCTTACTATTTCTGCGAAACTTGTTAAACGGCTGTAATATTATATATTCTACTCCTGGCGTACCATGTCCTTCCCTTCTCTGGAATTCACATTTtatctttatattctttttttacctTATTTctacagacccccccccccttctcttgGTGTTTTCATCATTAATGGTGCAGCAATATGTCCACTCAGCTTTATACTTACCTTCCCCTTGTAGATCTTTTGTTTCTATTGTGAGCCGAGATTCAAATCGACTTTACAGATATCTTTTGTAAATCGTTTGATATCAAATAAATGATTTGGGAGACGTACGTTTCTCAAAAAGACAGCTTTACAAGTTCTCTTATTTATGTTACAATTTGCAACTAATAATCAAACAAGGTATTGTACACGTTATGAgatatgattttgatgaaaatatgtttcgattttttttcttaaagctATTATTTCATGACCAATTTTACTAACCTTATAGCTTCTTTATAGTGTTTAAACAAATCCTAAAATTGTTTCgttggtttctttgtttgtttgtttttagaggAAGAGTGTTATGTAAACTCAATTACTCCCCAATCTCAAATCATGATAGCTGGCATGCCTGATATACAACGTATTTGACTGATCATTAGTTTAAAGTTATTCAGCCAAGAATAATATTGTATTACActtttagagcatttttttttcacaccagcTCTCTCGTTTGCAAATGCATATGAACTGTGTAAAACTCTTTTCAAGAATATCTGAAAGGCAATTGCTCActctttaatttttctttttttttcaaactttcttaaCTGGTTTGGAATTGCCCTTTATGGGATTATAGACAGGCACGACAATTCCTTTAAGAAATAGATCAAACTACATGCTTTTGTTAACTATGTCTGTGAATGATAATCATTACAGTTTGTCTTAATGTTTATTGTCTACTTTCATTAAATGCAGTCtatgatttgcaaaaaaaaaagagctaaaTATAAAAAGCTATATTTTATGGAAAATGTAAATATGCAGTGTATCAAATACAAAGTATAATCTATTATGCGCTCCAAGCCAAGTTCGAGGAATGCacaaaattgtatgtgtgtatcagTACAAACACATATATTTCAGTGCAccattttttcttcatactgttAAAAATACCATAGaattgcctcccccccccccctaattaaaaaacaagaagcaaacactgtttttctcttttctgtaGTTCCAACATGAAGCAGGTATAAGTGGGGCTATAGCGCAGTCCCATATAGGCAGGGTCGAGGTGATTTCAAATCTGTCATTATTTCTGTCCGTGAATATCTGGATTATTGCTTCAACGATATATCCGATATCCCTTTTGCTGTGTCAATGTTATGGATAACTCGGATCATGCaggaaaacacacacgcacacacacacttacttgCTTCATGTTGGAACTTGTATCAAGTTGACTTTCGAGCAAAGCGTTTCTATAGTCCATTACCTACTACAACTTAGAACACTAGTGCTCGTTGTGTACCTCAGTCTTGATTTGTTGATGACATAAGTGGacgaaaaaataaggaaaatttgtgatagtactgtttgtttgtttgtttgtttttgcctttttataattttatttcagtttttgttGTGTCTCGTCTGATAAAtcaaggttgttgttttttttacttagTCACTTGATGTCCTCCTTTAAACTCACATAGTactgaaaacatgttgaatggGATGTTATAAAATTAATGAATTGAGAATTAGATTGAGCTATAAAGAACTTacaaaagaacattttttttctacctaaaaaaaaaaaaaaaaacattgaaatacaAGATGTACGTTTTGTGTAGCTTCTTAACTACCGCTTCTCAgcttccttctccttcttgttCTTCGTTGTGTTGCCACGTCATTGTATTCTTGGTTCTTTACAGTGATATTCCATCTTTTATTTACCATACCTGCCAACCCTTAGACTTAATAAATCTGAACAAACAAGGAAACATTATTCAAAAATCTgaactttcataaatttcatatacTTTACTATGACAGAtatttccaccaaaaaaaaaaaaaaaaaaaatcagaacacactgaaattaatgcgttttctttcagtgaaaaatCTGAATACTCAGTATTCAGATTAAAACTGAACAGTTGGCATGTATGGTTTACGTATGTGCACTTGggttttcttctttgttcttctttgcgTGGTCGActatgtgtgcatatacgtatgttttttgtttgtcagtttttttgtcatcataattattttgctGGTGCACACGGCTCAATGTATACTGTCTGTGCCGAAATGCTGACATTCATCTTACATTATTGTACTTCTTCTGTATCATTTGAGTACTGTTGACGATATTCTTCTATCACAACACCTTAATTATATCTTTATTCAACATACAAGTGTCGACCAATTTTGGATATAATGTTACTTGCATATTGTTTACCGAGTGATCTACGTCTGCAAGCTCTTCTTTTTAGTGCATCACTCTTTTTCATAGCTTTATTTACTTCTCCATGTCATTCCTGTATTAAAACGAAgtaatgtttttgttgtgtattgtacatattttcgcacatatattttgtactaATATGGCTTATACTTGCATACTTCCTAGCTCAGTGCATCCGATCGCCCTTTTTTCGATTGAAATAAAGTAATAGAATACTAATCTCTACAAACGTTTTAAATGTGCTTTTATGAATCATAtggattaaaggcataatttaccatttccaGATGAAAGAATAGCCCGGCATTATGCTTTaagatagttctaaaatgtgcgtaagagatagaaacaacatatgtttttttttttatcactataatcaatgttaagtattgttaaatatacaaaatgtgaaaaatagttatttttttc
This window harbors:
- the LOC140234097 gene encoding uncharacterized protein — translated: MAEEREVRVSTHSYVSMICLSLFLSFLAYLSVGPSTPVAAKDWSEMCKVIHVLAQIIVAVIMAIVLFWFSFTRPRYHRKQTIFWPKQCQHCAQVLGILTQCRGSEPSQVQTRSLHPHSVQSSSDAASRQESSRENLEASESQCMDDASCSGKLCYLRRKSLAQAIIIMGLISFVLGPLKVFKYILHRDVTLLHIFGDTFMIILMFGVLPASILGVARYHDAVFVDTPLFSAGCAFLCGGFMWLATFKIGVPIGDLFGNGSSPYSQIYTSDRWDYIQTSLGASAMSMYAQCAIIGTVFLWTIWSSMIRQHTLHLRESNPQIQPFDPPRSQEGTRDSGTSYRMNVIRYDEDVTSHAGDNEEGGQLLQHEGSRQDRLLKPFLHRVLRVSVGAATIYAGARFAIAIFPNEMISGDAKFFFATVMNVAFYLPVVILILYQHHLTRASRGLRQVCGPCAGRAFGGDNLIYLISLFGTFMSKLFSIMATIALLFLDGSVRGVLYLVHKILAVWIAWLVSSFVYRVQRQDFSKTAEVKWTLATLVYLGFFSAAQWLKNSWSDSYEPLEVNFFKREVVAFVHILLIPLELMFELMTALLAYERYHILLSRYKENALIPAKTYGTTERSH